The following proteins are encoded in a genomic region of Magallana gigas chromosome 1, xbMagGiga1.1, whole genome shotgun sequence:
- the LOC117687135 gene encoding uncharacterized protein, protein MDTSNASYRVRRCSKCLRDMKYHCVSCQSDFCSQCKENHVTTLKTIDHKVVLHRERLNRISKTELCQKHSKKVYRKCCEVCKVPACNNCQRHRKHKKIKITKAYFSKRQNGIETINSIRSDDLFFRLVLLTEIQADFQTFLKEVSSHQSKLIIKANKLNKFIDLVSRDFDCKHSCLKQTKKVSRLLTNFFLFEDIYERSAIKPVSFLISKTQVCKIQDIPHLTKHTNNVFMTSSITKNNVEVIESLFRIHLEEEEKKRKVKKRLLKLMTSPELHQSFTVEGVDRCCHMASNTADRVWVSDKKNFILTNTAGNTLNTLTDLGGIFLNNPLVISTQEQKCASLGYGLHSVNSEGNLIYIDWIGHINILSKDMKTSTRFVERTNFNWVTRCLHWSSLTGDILVGMCQHKAIGKIVRYNQAGHLTQTIERNKDGWHIYIDPHYITENNNGDVVVADFDYELCDLVVADGGGNYRFSYTGPPFGPRLEPHGVCTDALSHILVCDSGTNTVQIIDRDGQFLSHLLIRPAGIFKPVSLRYDFNTHRLWVGSWYNNKVCVYRYITSDDVLTDQAIKCVDVENSLIENQKKENKEQKEKACTPKQVSPPTIIHSFNVKSIDQVHHITCVTPDMVWASDHRNNLILTNTSGDILHHLTELCTGYDGSHAVTSKGELIYIDKSFNIIKLSNDIKKTTEIISNTDYTWIKRSVYCSPVNGDLLIGMSRGDPLFWMHRVFTDKSKVNRYDQNGQLKQSMEFDSEGLELYNCPHKITENNNEDVVVSDLSGAVVVTDSGGRHRFSYTGHPPGSGMLPSGVCTDALSRILVCDSGSKSIQLIDKNGHFQQCLLTTTQDEDMPSCLSYDIINNRLLVGSSQNNKICVYKYLTKHNIEKEQHSVSFAPIDFEAEFQNE, encoded by the exons ATGGACACATCCAACGCCAGCTATAGAGTGCGTCGGTGCTCTAAATGTCTGCGGGACATGAAGTACCATTGTGTATCTTGCCAAAGTGATTTTTGTTCCCAGTGTAAAGAAAATCACGTGACAACCCTCAAAACTATAGACCATAAAGTTGTGTTACACCGCGAGAGGTTAAACCGAATATCAAAAACCGAATTATGTCAAAAACATTCTAAAAAGGTTTATAGAAAGTGTTGCGAAGTGTGCAAAGTTCCTGCGTGTAATAATTGCCAAAGGCatagaaaacacaaaaaaataaaaattaccaaAGCATACTTTTCAAAGAGACAAAATGGCATCGAAACCATCAACAGTATCAGAAGTGATGATCTTTTTTTCAGACTTGTTCTCCTAACAGAAATTCAAgctgattttcaaacatttttaaaagaagtgtCCTCTCATCAATCAAAGTTAATAATAAAGGCTAACAAACTAAACAAGTTCATTGACCTTGTTTCACGTGATTTTGATTGTAAACACAGCTGCTTAAAACAGACCAAAAAAGTAAGCAGACTTCTTACGAATTTCTTTCTATTTGAAGACATATATGAACGTTCAGCAATTAAACCAGTAAGTTTTCTTATCAGTAAAACTCAAGTCTGTAAGATCCAGGATATACCTCATCTAACAAAACACACAAACAATGTTTTTATGACTTCGTCCATCACAAAGAACAACGTCGAAGTGATAGAGTCACTTTTTAGAATCCAtttagaagaagaagaaaaaaaacgtaAAGTAAAGAAACGGTTGTTAAAACTGATGACTTCACCGGAGCTACACCAATCTTTTACAGTTGAAGGTGTAGATCGATGTTGCCACATGGCTAGCAATACAGCTGACCGAGTTTGGgtcagtgataaaaaaaattttattctgACAAATACAGCAGGGAACACATTAAATACGTTGACTGATCTAggtggtatttttttaaataacccaCTTGTTATTTCAACACAAGAGCAGAAATGTGCTAGTTTAGGCTATGGTTTACATTCAGTGAACAGTGAAGGTAATTTGATTTACATAGATTGGATTGGCCACATTAACATACTTtcaaaagatatgaaaacaagtaCCCGTTTTGTAGAAAGGACGAATTTTAATTGGGTAACACGCTGTTTGCACTGGTCTTCATTGACTGGGGATATACTGGTCGGAATGTGTCAGCACAAAGCGATAGGCAAGATTGTGCGATACAATCAAGCAGGACATCTGACGCAAACGATCGAACGGAACAAGGACGGATGGCATATATATATTGACCCTCACTATATAACGGAAAACAACAACGGTGATGTTGTAGTGGCTGATTTTGACTATGAACTTTGTGATTTAGTTGTCGCAGACGGTGGAGGAAATTATCGTTTTTCCTACACAGGACCTCCTTTTGGACCCAGATTAGAACCACATGGAGTATgcactgacgcgctgtcacataTCCTGGTGTGTGATTCAGGAACTAACACGGTACAAATTATTGACAGGGATGGTCAATTTTTGTCACATCTACTAATAAGACCAGCAGGGATATTTAAACCAGTCAGTCTGAGATATGAtttcaacactcaccgtctctgggtcgggtCATGGTACAACAACAAAGTGTGTGTTTACAGGTATATTACCAGTGATGATGTACTGACAG ATCAAGCAATTAAATGTGTTGATGTTGAAAATTCACTGattgaaaatcaaaagaaggaaaataaagaacaaaaagAAAAAGCATGCACACCAAAGCAAGTATCTCCTCCAAcaataattcattcatttaatGTGAAAAGTATCGATCAAGTTCATCACATTACATGTGTTACACCTGACATGGTATGGGCCAGTGACCATAGAAACAATCTTATATTGACAAACACTTCAGGTGACATTTTGCATCATTTAACTGAGCTATGTACTGGTTACGATGGATCACATGCAGTGACCAGTAAAGGTGAACTTATTTACATTGACAAGAGTTTTAACATTATCAAACTTTcaaatgacattaaaaaaaccACGGAAATAATATCAAACACAGACTACACATGGATCAAACGTTCAGTGTACTGTTCACCTGTAAATGGGGATCTACTGATTGGTATGTCCCGTGGGGACCCATTGTTTTGGATGCACAGAGTGTTTACAGACAAAAGCAAGGTAAACCGGTACGACCAGAATGGACAGCTAAAACAGTCAATGGAATTTGATAGCGAAGGACTGGAACTGTATAATTGTCCTCacaaaataacagaaaataacaATGAGGATGTCGTGGTGTCAGATTTATCTGGAGCTGTTGTCGTGACGGATTCTGGAGGGAGACACCGTTTCTCTTACACTGGACATCCACCAGGATCAGGAATGCTTCCAAGTGGAGTATGTACCGATGCCTTGTCACGTATTTTGGTATGTGATTCTGGATCAAAATCAATACAGTTGATAGACAAAAACGGTCATTTTCAGCAATGTCTCTTGACAACGACACAAGATGAAGATATGCCATCGTGTCTAAGTTATGATATTATCAACAACCGTCTCTTGGTAGGGTCATctcaaaacaacaaaatttgtgtgtacaagtatttaaccaAGCACAATATTGAGAAAG AACAACATTCAGTCAGCTTTGCACCAATAGACTTCGAAGCTGAGTTTCAGAACGAATAA